A genomic stretch from Telmatocola sphagniphila includes:
- a CDS encoding sigma-70 family RNA polymerase sigma factor, with protein MTAIPHADPDAPSRTLLSPCTQETFKAFHDENHGRLFWYLRSLRLQKETIEDIMQLVWQKAFMQSSAGTVEKINVAWLKKVAYREAIDLIRKDATRNKHIRADENIQQMESPESAVLEVSEHGENLKNCLDGLSEAERVVISKWSEGVKPVVIAEQAGKPAETIYKMVHHIKARLKVCMETKSGITHGERPTGGRS; from the coding sequence ATGACTGCAATCCCCCACGCCGACCCCGATGCGCCGAGCCGAACGCTTCTGAGCCCCTGCACTCAGGAGACGTTCAAGGCGTTTCACGATGAAAACCATGGCCGTCTCTTCTGGTATCTTCGATCCCTGAGACTGCAAAAAGAAACGATTGAAGACATCATGCAACTAGTCTGGCAAAAGGCGTTTATGCAGAGCTCGGCGGGAACCGTCGAAAAGATTAACGTGGCTTGGTTGAAAAAAGTGGCCTATCGGGAAGCGATCGATCTCATCCGCAAGGATGCGACGCGAAATAAACATATTCGAGCGGACGAAAATATTCAGCAAATGGAATCGCCGGAATCCGCTGTGCTGGAAGTATCGGAACATGGAGAAAATCTCAAAAATTGCCTGGATGGTTTATCGGAGGCCGAGCGAGTTGTGATCTCCAAGTGGAGCGAGGGAGTAAAGCCGGTCGTTATCGCCGAGCAAGCCGGCAAACCGGCGGAGACTATCTACAAAATGGTGCACCATATCAAGGCTCGCTTGAAAGTCTGCATGGAGACTAAAAGCGGAATCACACATGGGGAACGCCCCACGGGAGGACGGTCATGA
- a CDS encoding c-type cytochrome domain-containing protein: MKVFLIFSGLLTSVTLVSPIHADEKTDLAAQAYEVIAKHCLRCHKGPGSEGGIANFGSIADLQAPRGKKAALIVAGKPEESRLYQRLAIDGDMPPEEALRATGKPTEEEKAILKKWIEASAPPFTNSAKQRNFITLADELTAIREALQKADREDRPYLRFFTLTHLYNDKTIPDAKLKLIRAALSKALNSLSLKPTIVLPVAVNSAETVYAVDIRRLDWDTRHLWNRILEYYPYGLLYTKYPDPTIRRLAEDVEDLSKAQIPVLRADWFVATALRPPLYHLLLDIPENALRLEQRVGVNVAANFESDKLTRAGFSRSGVSAQNRLVERHDSNQGVYWKSYDFKPETGRGRLIRFPLGPLNLYPKGRHPFENQAFSHDGGEIIFSLPNKLHAYMLVDGKNKRIDEGPISVVGDSKKTAGTSAIVNGISCMACHTKGMIELKDYVRDNAAVFGRADEKVRKLYLEPKKMDELIKQDQEQYLSSLEKAVGPFLKIGPDANKSISDLSEPCSYVIMTYRSSSDAYLTLDRIASELYLKNGEELKAKVGARKFKELGLASMLTQPDAVITRLEWEAVDGYSLMQEMGKELGGLPIGK, encoded by the coding sequence ATGAAGGTGTTTCTGATTTTTTCAGGTTTGTTGACCTCGGTCACCCTCGTATCGCCGATTCACGCCGACGAAAAAACCGATCTGGCGGCCCAGGCCTACGAGGTCATTGCCAAGCACTGCCTCCGCTGCCACAAGGGGCCGGGTTCGGAAGGAGGAATTGCGAATTTCGGCTCGATTGCCGATTTGCAGGCACCCCGGGGGAAGAAAGCGGCCCTTATCGTGGCTGGTAAGCCTGAAGAGTCCCGCCTTTACCAGCGTCTGGCGATCGATGGGGATATGCCGCCGGAAGAGGCGCTGCGAGCCACCGGTAAGCCCACCGAAGAAGAAAAAGCGATTCTGAAAAAATGGATTGAAGCTTCCGCTCCCCCCTTTACAAATTCCGCAAAGCAGCGAAATTTCATCACTCTGGCTGATGAGCTGACAGCGATTCGCGAAGCACTGCAAAAAGCCGATCGTGAAGACCGGCCTTACCTCCGCTTTTTTACTCTGACCCATCTTTACAACGACAAGACGATTCCCGATGCCAAATTGAAACTCATTCGAGCTGCCCTCTCGAAAGCCCTCAATAGTCTGAGTCTGAAGCCGACCATTGTTCTCCCCGTCGCAGTAAATAGTGCGGAAACGGTTTACGCGGTCGATATCCGACGACTCGATTGGGATACACGCCATCTCTGGAACCGGATCCTCGAATATTACCCCTACGGCCTACTCTACACCAAGTATCCCGATCCTACGATTCGTCGGCTCGCCGAAGATGTGGAAGACCTATCAAAGGCGCAGATACCGGTTTTACGAGCCGACTGGTTTGTCGCCACGGCCCTCCGTCCCCCGTTGTATCACCTCCTTCTGGATATACCGGAGAACGCCCTGAGACTGGAACAGCGTGTGGGCGTCAATGTTGCCGCCAACTTCGAGAGCGACAAATTGACTCGAGCCGGTTTTTCCCGCTCCGGGGTTTCTGCCCAGAACCGCCTGGTCGAACGGCACGACTCTAACCAAGGGGTTTACTGGAAGAGTTACGACTTCAAGCCGGAAACAGGGCGAGGTCGGTTGATTCGGTTTCCGCTGGGGCCATTGAATCTGTATCCGAAAGGGCGTCATCCGTTTGAAAATCAGGCTTTTTCCCACGATGGCGGGGAAATTATCTTCAGCCTTCCCAATAAACTCCATGCCTACATGCTCGTCGACGGTAAGAACAAGCGGATCGACGAAGGACCGATTTCCGTAGTCGGCGATTCCAAAAAAACGGCCGGAACCTCGGCCATCGTCAATGGAATTTCCTGCATGGCATGCCATACCAAGGGAATGATCGAACTGAAGGATTACGTTCGGGACAATGCCGCGGTTTTTGGCAGAGCCGATGAGAAAGTCCGGAAGCTCTATCTCGAGCCGAAAAAGATGGATGAGTTGATCAAGCAGGATCAGGAACAGTACCTTTCCTCGCTGGAAAAAGCGGTGGGCCCGTTCCTGAAGATTGGCCCCGATGCCAACAAGTCCATTTCGGACCTCTCCGAACCCTGCAGCTATGTGATCATGACCTATCGTTCGTCTTCCGATGCTTATCTCACTCTGGATCGCATCGCGAGCGAACTTTACCTGAAAAATGGTGAGGAACTGAAGGCAAAAGTCGGAGCCAGGAAGTTCAAGGAATTGGGGCTAGCGTCGATGCTGACACAACCCGACGCAGTGATCACCCGGCTCGAATGGGAGGCCGTGGACGGCTACTCTCTGATGCAGGAAATGGGCAAAGAACTGGGTGGTTTACCCATCGGGAAATAA
- a CDS encoding formylglycine-generating enzyme family protein has protein sequence MRSILFFSALIAVLGAVSALFSQSTATKKYAVLVGINDFRAKETLVFDNAEPKPGQEVELEIANGVKMKFCWIPPGKATLGSPESEKDRSEDEKEHEYTSQGYWLAKHPVTQEEWTAVMGTTPFWFHKEGDGKDKVRGLETGRFPAEQVSWDNAQEFIKKLNGKLGSGSLQKLFGTGMKLSLPHEDEWEYACRGGLGNKRVYYWGDSLNGDKANCNGEYPYGTEAKGENLKRTSRVGMYESKAPHPWGLCDMSGNVFQWCENKFDATGSVRDVRGGSWISNAGYCRSAYRNGGDPTDRSNILGFRLAVANR, from the coding sequence ATGCGTTCCATTCTTTTTTTCTCTGCACTGATAGCCGTCCTGGGGGCTGTCTCCGCCCTCTTTTCTCAGAGTACTGCCACCAAGAAGTATGCCGTGCTGGTGGGGATCAACGATTTTCGAGCGAAGGAAACGTTGGTGTTCGACAACGCTGAGCCCAAACCCGGCCAGGAAGTGGAGTTGGAGATTGCAAACGGCGTGAAGATGAAGTTTTGTTGGATCCCTCCCGGGAAGGCGACGTTGGGTTCGCCGGAGAGTGAGAAAGATCGCTCCGAAGATGAGAAAGAGCACGAGTATACGAGCCAGGGGTATTGGTTAGCAAAGCATCCGGTGACGCAGGAGGAGTGGACGGCGGTGATGGGAACGACGCCGTTTTGGTTTCATAAAGAGGGAGATGGCAAGGATAAAGTTCGTGGTTTGGAAACGGGTCGTTTTCCTGCGGAGCAGGTGTCGTGGGATAATGCGCAGGAGTTTATCAAGAAGTTGAATGGGAAGTTGGGATCTGGTTCGTTGCAGAAGCTGTTTGGCACGGGGATGAAACTAAGTTTGCCGCATGAGGACGAGTGGGAGTATGCATGTCGTGGTGGGTTAGGAAACAAGCGTGTGTATTATTGGGGGGATAGTTTGAATGGGGACAAGGCGAATTGCAATGGGGAATATCCTTATGGGACGGAAGCCAAAGGTGAGAACTTGAAGCGAACATCGCGAGTAGGCATGTATGAGAGTAAGGCTCCTCATCCTTGGGGATTGTGCGATATGAGTGGTAATGTTTTTCAGTGGTGCGAGAATAAGTTCGACGCCACGGGCTCGGTCCGGGATGTCCGCGGCGGGAGTTGGATCAGCAACGCCGGGTACTGCCGGTCAGCGTACCGGAACGGGGGCGATCCGACGGACCGGTCCAACATCCTGGGCTTCCGCCTCGCAGTTGCAAATCGGTGA